The sequence below is a genomic window from Ignavibacteriales bacterium.
CTTCCTACACCGGACCAATAATGGGTTCTCATCGGGCGTGAATTTATTAATGCTGTTGCTTTCTGGAATACCGGATTGTTTAACACACCGCGGTCATCAATGCTTATATTATTTTCTTTTACTCCGGCATCCATTACTCTTTTCTTAATCGCGTTTTCCAGTTCGGGTGGAGTAGCCAGATATTGCCAGGCATTGGTTTTTATTCCAACTATGTCCTGTGGTTTAATGATCTTTTTCCATGCAGTCATAGCATCACTGGTATCAAACAATAATTTAACTGCATCATCAAGCATTCTTTCAAGAACTTCCACATTTATTTTGTTCTTATCATCAAGAACATTTTTATCTCGGATTAAAATAACCTTAGTTTTGGTTGCAGGTATTGCCATCAAAAATGAACTTGAGCCGATGACCAGCGTACTTGCTGCAGCAAAAGCACCTGTTTTAATAAACTCTCTTCTGGTAAAATGTTTTGCAAACATTGTTCAACTCCAATTTATTTTATTTGTTTACTTGCAGAGTCTAAAAGATTTTGTGCTGTGGTTTTATCATTACAATTAAAAACCGCCCAGATATGATTATTAAATGAATCCAAACCAATCCATTTATGTTTCTCTGTTTTAAGTATCTTGCTCTTTAAAAGCTTTGAATTGAATGTGTGGATAAAACTGTTCCTGGCCAGCGCCGCTTCTTCTATGGTTGGATATTCTATTAGTAAAAGAATGGGATTACTATTCTTTATATTATACTTTGCCTGAACACAATTAACCTTACTATTTATATTCAGGATGTTTTCATTTGAAATGAATGTGTGGGAATTAAGCCAGATATAATGTTTAAAGTAACGGATACTTTTATTATCGAGATTATTTTCCGGTAATAAACTTATTATCGGCGGAAGAGAACCAATCCCCGTAATCGATTTGTCAATTTCCTTTGCCAGCTTTGAAATAGCTATTTTAGATTCTTCAGTCTCAGGATTGCACATTATTGAAATATAAAAATTATCCTTCCAGAAAATTATTGATCCGATTGTCTGCTGCGATTGCTGTCCGAAATCATTTTCAATTCTTCCGGTAGACTGCATAAATACACCGAATGCATCAGATGATGAATTCATATAAAAAATATCCACGCTAATGTTTGACTGCTCAGGTTTGGAATAATTTCTATTAAATACTTTTGTGAATCCGTAGCTGATAAATAATTCGGCTCCTCCGTCAATGTAATCATAAAGAGTGTTGTCGTCAAAAAATCTATCCTGTTCACTAATCTTCCAGCCATCGATAGTTTCCGGAAGAGATTTAACCGGATCGGATTGTGCAAAAATTTTAATTTCTAAATTCAAGAAACTGAAGAGAAGTAATTCTGAAAATAAAACATGTAAAAATAATTTTTGCATATCAATCGTTATATGAATTGCATTGCTCGGCTTCTAATAGCTAAAATGTAACTTAAAATTATTTCGGGCGTAGCAAAAAAATCTATTTATAAACTGAACAGTAATTTGCTAAATAAGTGGAGTAAATTTTGTTTACAACATAACAAACAGATTTGCTTATGTCAACAATGTTTTGAAGTAGTTCATATGTCTTAGTTAATGGAATCGAGCAGAGGAGTATATCCGGCAAAGCAGGAACAGCGCCAGTCAATGAAGGAAAAAAATCTATTGTTTCGTGATTAAGGAATCAACTTTAGTTTTAAAATGATCGAATGTGCTTTTTCCAATTAATTTGAATTGCTGCTTTCCTTTATTATCATAAATAAATGAAGCTGGAATTGCGCCATTCCATTTCAAATCCAATGTATTTATAAGATCTTCGTCTTTATTAAAATTTGCAACATATATTTTAAATGGAACAGAATGCTTAGTAAGAAACGGAAGTATTTTGGATTTAACCTCGTCAGGATAATCAACACTGATTCCCACGATTTCAAGTTTACCAGGTTCGTAGGATTCTGAAAGTTTTACAAGATCGGGGAATTCCTCTATACAAGGTAAACACCATGTTGCCAAGATATTTAAAAGAAGAATTTTTCCGTTCCGCTTTTGAATAAGCGTGTTAAGTCCAAATTTATTGATGGAATCAACACGCTGAACTATATTAGTTTGTGTAAGTGTGGAATCTGTCTTTTTATCTTTTCCGTTATCCCGTGCGTTTTTACCACAACCACCGAAGATGAAAAAGCTAAAAAGAATTAGAATTATTATTCGCAGTGAAATCATTGTATGCGTTTTATGCTGCACCCGAATGCTTTGGTTTCCTGAACTTCAACTGATTTCCCAGCAAGTAAAGCATCAAGTGCAGTCCTGGTATCTTTGGATGTTGCCTTTTCTTCCCGCCTCGAATCATCTATTCTACCGTGGTATATAATTTCCAATTTGTTGTTGAGTATGTATACCTCCGGAGTTACTGATGCTTCCAATTTATCTGCAATTTTGTTGTCCCAGTCTTTTAGGATTGTAAACTTAAAGCCATGTTCGTTAGAATGATTTTT
It includes:
- a CDS encoding DUF362 domain-containing protein, which encodes MFAKHFTRREFIKTGAFAAASTLVIGSSSFLMAIPATKTKVILIRDKNVLDDKNKINVEVLERMLDDAVKLLFDTSDAMTAWKKIIKPQDIVGIKTNAWQYLATPPELENAIKKRVMDAGVKENNISIDDRGVLNNPVFQKATALINSRPMRTHYWSGVGSLLKNYIMFVEKPSDYHNDSCADLASIWKLPIVKDKTRLNILVMLTPQFHSVGPHGYSPEYIWQYKGLIVSTDPVAADAVGLKIIEAKRKEFFKEDKPLSPPAKHIELADTRHHLGTADLKKMELIKIGWKENILI
- a CDS encoding TlpA disulfide reductase family protein, encoding MISLRIIILILFSFFIFGGCGKNARDNGKDKKTDSTLTQTNIVQRVDSINKFGLNTLIQKRNGKILLLNILATWCLPCIEEFPDLVKLSESYEPGKLEIVGISVDYPDEVKSKILPFLTKHSVPFKIYVANFNKDEDLINTLDLKWNGAIPASFIYDNKGKQQFKLIGKSTFDHFKTKVDSLITKQ